The Geodermatophilaceae bacterium NBWT11 genome has a segment encoding these proteins:
- a CDS encoding helix-turn-helix transcriptional regulator has translation MTAATTTRAAIVEAAARLLHEAGPDAVTTRGVAESAGVQAPAIYRLFGDKDGLLEAVAEHVLAGHVASKAAVVRAATDEGVDPVEDLRAGWRAQVEFGLAHPGVFALLSDPGRAPRSAAARAGREVLAARVHRVALAGRLRVGEHRAAELVHAAGTGLVLALLATPPADRDPALVDTMIEAVLARVVVAGPAADGDGAAAAVALRARAADLGVLTPAEQRLLVEWLDRVVAAG, from the coding sequence ATGACAGCGGCGACCACGACCCGGGCGGCGATCGTCGAGGCGGCAGCGCGCCTGCTGCACGAGGCCGGGCCGGACGCGGTGACCACCCGGGGGGTCGCCGAGTCGGCCGGGGTGCAGGCCCCCGCGATCTACCGGCTCTTCGGGGACAAGGACGGGCTGCTGGAGGCGGTGGCCGAGCACGTGCTCGCCGGACACGTAGCGAGCAAGGCGGCGGTCGTCCGGGCGGCCACCGACGAGGGCGTCGACCCGGTCGAGGACCTGCGGGCCGGCTGGCGGGCGCAGGTCGAGTTCGGCCTGGCCCACCCCGGGGTCTTCGCGTTGCTCAGCGACCCGGGCCGGGCACCCCGCTCGGCGGCGGCCCGCGCGGGGCGGGAGGTCCTCGCCGCCCGGGTGCACCGGGTGGCCCTCGCCGGCCGGTTGCGCGTCGGCGAGCACCGGGCCGCCGAGCTCGTGCACGCCGCCGGCACGGGGCTGGTGCTGGCCCTGCTCGCCACCCCGCCGGCCGACCGGGACCCCGCGCTCGTCGACACGATGATCGAGGCGGTGCTGGCCCGGGTCGTCGTGGCCGGCCCCGCCGCGGACGGCGACGGAGCGGCCGCCGCGGTGGCGCTGCGGGCCCGGGCCGCCGACCTCGGGGTGCTCACCCCGGCCGAGCAGCGGCTGCTGGTCGAGTGGCTGGACCGGGTGGTCGCGGCGGGCTGA
- a CDS encoding glucosamine-6-phosphate deaminase yields MTGQTRRCRADHPARTSRLRRHEHRRRGAGPGRRPGHRRPRRGRPPRPAPADRPPPAAGPGRRALPRRRRRLVPRQRRGRRPARRGPPPVPGDDDARRLPGLRDTHRAAGPAGAAGPPGRRRAGRRAPGGAVPLRRPVRCAGPRGPAPGGPGRARDAAVDRGRRVGDVRPGDRPRRRAAGRLPGARGAPQPRAHRRRRGHHRRGRPGRRASGERHAPVQRHAPAAVPGPRSGGRLPGRGRPGRPRGRARRRRRAPGPPDGRDGVRPGGPGRGRAGLRRHGGRRGARRRLPPRRPGRDRPGGGRPARARPDRDRRGHRDAVGRAAPHGPRRRRRPRRRGHRGHPHPRPALRPGYRGRRADPGPARRRAGHHPRPGPRRGLRRRGPGAPRGELTVEVVVLPTPEDCGRVVADVVTVAVEGAAGEVTIGLATGSSPLLAYREIVARHAAGLRFDAVTAVLLDEYVGLPAGHPESYREVIRRELTDALGIDPARVHGPDGSAADPLQAARDYEALVTGLRPVAVQVLGIGANGHVGFNEPGSSLASRTRVKTLTEQTRRDNARFFGGDVDAVPRHVLTQGLGTISAAEHLVLVATGEAKAAAVAGAAEGPVTTSCPGSVLQLHPHVTLVVDEAAAGRLQRADYARYVLTHKLVGQGW; encoded by the coding sequence ATGACCGGTCAGACCAGGAGGTGCCGTGCCGACCACCCTGCGCGGACGTCTCGTCTCCGGCGGCACGAGCACCGACGACGCGGTGCTGGTCCTGGACGGCGACCGGGTCACCGCCGTCCTCGACGCGGTCGACCACCCCGACCCGCCCCCGCCGACCGGCCACCTCCTGCTGCCGGGCCTGGTCGACGTGCACTGCCACGGCGGCGCCGGCGGCTCGTTCCCCGACAGCGACGAGGCCGGCGTCCGGCGCGCCGCGGCCCACCACCGGTCCCGGGGGACGACGACGCTCGTCGCCTCCCTGGTCTCCGCGACACCCACCGTGCTGCGGGACCGGCTGGCGCTGCTGGCCCCCCTGGTCGGCGACGTGCTGGCCGGCGTGCACCTGGAGGGGCCGTACCTCTCCGCCGCCCGGTGCGGTGCGCAGGACCCCGCGGCCCTGCGCCCGGGGGACCCGGCAGAGCTCGAGACGCTGCTGTCGACCGGGGCCGTCGTGTCGGTGACGTTCGCCCCGGAGACCGACCACGCCGCCGAGCTGCTGGCCGTCTGCCGGGCGCACGGGGTGCTCCCCAGCCTCGGGCACACCGACGCCGACGCGGCCACCACCGCCGCGGTCGTCCGGGCCGCCGGGCCTCCGGTGAGCGCCACGCACCTGTTCAACGGCATGCCCCCGCTGCTGTCCCGGGCCCCCGGTCCGGTGGCCGCCTGCCTGGCCGCGGCCGCCCGGGGCGACCTCGTGGTCGAGCTCGTCGCCGACGGCGTGCACCTGGCCCCCCAGACGGTCGCGACGGTGTTCGACCTGGTGGGCCCGGACGCGGTCGCGCTGGTCTCCGACGCCATGGCGGCCGCCGGGGAGCCCGACGGCGCCTACCGCCTCGGCGCCCTGGACGTGACCGTCCGGGAGGGGGTCGCCCGGCTCGCGCACGACCCGACCGCGATCGCCGGGGGCACCGCGACGCTGTCGGACGTGCTGCGCCGCACGGTCCGCGACGCCGGCGTCGACCTCGCCGCCGCGGTCACCGCGGCCACCCGCACCCCCGCCCGGCTCTTCGGCCTGGATACCGAGGTCGGCGAGCTGACCCCGGGCCGGCGCGCCGACGTGCTGGTCACCACCCCCGACCTGGTCCCCGTCGCGGTCTACGCCGCCGGGGTCCGGGTGCACCGAGAGGAGAACTGACCGTGGAGGTCGTCGTCCTGCCCACCCCCGAGGACTGCGGACGGGTGGTCGCCGACGTGGTGACCGTCGCCGTCGAGGGCGCCGCCGGCGAGGTGACCATCGGCCTGGCCACCGGCTCCTCACCACTGCTGGCCTACCGCGAGATCGTCGCCCGGCACGCGGCCGGGCTCCGCTTCGACGCCGTCACCGCCGTCCTGCTCGACGAGTACGTCGGCCTGCCCGCCGGGCACCCGGAGTCCTACCGCGAGGTCATCCGGCGCGAGCTCACCGACGCCCTGGGCATCGACCCGGCGCGGGTGCACGGGCCCGACGGGTCGGCCGCGGACCCGCTGCAGGCCGCCCGCGACTACGAGGCGCTGGTCACCGGGTTGCGGCCGGTCGCCGTCCAGGTGCTGGGCATCGGGGCCAACGGGCACGTCGGGTTCAACGAGCCGGGCTCCTCGCTGGCCAGCCGCACCCGGGTCAAGACGCTCACCGAGCAGACCCGCCGGGACAACGCCCGGTTCTTCGGCGGGGACGTCGACGCCGTCCCGCGGCACGTGCTCACCCAGGGGCTGGGCACGATCTCCGCGGCCGAGCACCTCGTGCTCGTGGCCACCGGCGAGGCCAAGGCCGCCGCCGTCGCCGGCGCGGCCGAGGGACCGGTGACGACGTCCTGCCCGGGGTCGGTGCTGCAGCTGCACCCGCACGTCACCCTGGTCGTCGACGAGGCCGCCGCCGGGCGCCTGCAGCGCGCGGACTACGCCCGGTACGTCCTGACGCACAAGCTGGTCGGGCAGGGCTGGTGA
- a CDS encoding GntR family transcriptional regulator, translating into MTDPLTRGPQALHEQLRDRLLASARGLPPGAALPSERQLCEVHGVSRITVREAVGQLVADGVLVRVPGSGTFVAERPARSRLHLASFAEDMRRMGLQPSTVVLEVASAVPPPPTRAALALRADERAWHVRRLRLADGEPMSVDDGWWSATVAPDLDAHDLTGSLYTLLTDAYGATVDRAEQSVRAAEADPGTATLLGLAPGRAVLSFDRVGRAGGRPVEHTRSVYRGDRYEVATTLELGRD; encoded by the coding sequence GTGACCGACCCCCTCACCCGGGGTCCGCAGGCACTGCACGAGCAGCTGCGGGACCGGTTGTTGGCATCGGCCCGGGGCCTGCCTCCCGGCGCCGCGCTGCCCAGCGAACGGCAGCTGTGCGAGGTGCACGGGGTCAGCCGGATCACCGTCCGCGAGGCCGTGGGTCAGCTCGTCGCCGACGGGGTGCTGGTGCGCGTGCCCGGGTCGGGCACCTTCGTGGCCGAGCGGCCCGCCCGTTCCCGGCTCCACCTGGCCTCCTTCGCCGAGGACATGCGACGGATGGGCCTGCAGCCCTCCACGGTGGTGCTCGAGGTGGCCTCGGCCGTGCCGCCCCCGCCGACCCGGGCGGCGCTGGCCCTCCGGGCGGACGAACGGGCCTGGCACGTCCGCCGGCTCCGGCTGGCCGACGGCGAGCCCATGTCGGTCGACGACGGCTGGTGGTCGGCGACCGTGGCCCCCGACCTGGACGCCCACGACCTCACCGGCTCGCTGTACACCCTGCTGACCGACGCGTACGGGGCCACCGTCGACCGGGCCGAGCAGTCCGTGCGTGCCGCCGAGGCCGACCCCGGGACGGCGACCCTGCTCGGCCTGGCGCCCGGACGGGCGGTGCTGTCCTTCGACCGCGTCGGCCGCGCGGGCGGGCGGCCGGTGGAACACACCCGGTCGGTCTACCGCGGCGACCGCTACGAGGTGGCGACGACCCTGGAGCTGGGGCGCGACTGA
- a CDS encoding NAD(P)H-binding protein produces the protein MIVVTGATGALNGATVDHLLEQVPAEQVAVAVRDPARAQRFAERGVAVRQAGYDDPAAMRAAFAGADQVLLVSSNDPGADAVALHRAAVDAAVAAGVGRVLYTSHQGAAAGSPFAPARVHAATEDLLEHSGLAWTSLRNGFYAHSLDWLAGPWRETGVVTVPVEGPVSWTARDDAAEAAAVVLAAGGGYDGPVTMTAGAAPTFADVARKAAEVSGSPVELAVVGRDAWLAGQLAAGRPEGVARFTLGMYEAAEQGFFAGTDPLLGQLLGREPRTVRDQLAG, from the coding sequence ATGATCGTCGTCACCGGGGCCACCGGCGCGCTCAACGGCGCCACCGTCGACCACCTGCTGGAGCAGGTGCCGGCCGAGCAGGTCGCCGTCGCCGTCCGCGACCCCGCCCGGGCCCAGCGCTTCGCCGAGCGGGGTGTCGCCGTCCGGCAGGCGGGCTACGACGACCCGGCTGCCATGCGCGCGGCCTTCGCCGGGGCCGACCAGGTGCTGCTGGTGTCCTCGAACGACCCGGGCGCCGATGCCGTGGCGCTGCACCGGGCGGCCGTGGACGCCGCGGTGGCCGCCGGCGTCGGGCGGGTGCTGTACACCAGCCACCAGGGCGCCGCCGCCGGATCGCCCTTCGCCCCCGCCCGCGTGCACGCGGCCACCGAGGATCTGCTGGAGCACTCCGGGCTGGCCTGGACGTCGCTGCGCAACGGCTTCTACGCGCACAGCCTGGACTGGCTGGCCGGACCGTGGCGGGAGACCGGGGTCGTCACGGTCCCGGTGGAGGGCCCCGTCTCCTGGACCGCCCGGGACGACGCCGCCGAGGCCGCCGCCGTCGTGCTGGCCGCCGGCGGCGGGTACGACGGCCCGGTCACGATGACCGCCGGCGCCGCCCCCACGTTCGCCGACGTCGCCCGCAAGGCCGCCGAGGTGTCGGGGAGTCCGGTGGAGCTCGCCGTCGTGGGCCGGGACGCGTGGCTCGCCGGGCAGCTGGCCGCGGGTCGCCCGGAGGGCGTGGCCCGCTTCACGCTGGGCATGTACGAGGCGGCCGAGCAGGGCTTCTTCGCCGGCACGGACCCGCTGCTGGGTCAGCTGCTCGGCCGGGAGCCGCGCACGGTGCGCGACCAGCTGGCGGGCTGA
- a CDS encoding ROK family protein translates to MSDGSAVLGLDVGGTTTKALLVATDGRVVHEERRATVPAADPVDGLVAELDRLTVLAAGHGLTVVGAGVVTPGLIEEATGTVRYASNLGWRDLPLRAALQARAGVPVTTGHDVRAAGLAEQLLGAAHGVDDVLLVTIGTGIAAALVSGGRPLAGGTGAAGEIGHAPVRPGGEPCPCGQRGCLEVYASGAGVARRYEARAGQARSAAGVVGRLDEDPVAREVWADATSALADALVTATLLLDPSVVVLGGGLTAAAADLLDPVRAGLAAGLTWRPAPPVHLTRLGSLAGSLGAAAMAMTHVGRSADLVGWRAVPAR, encoded by the coding sequence GTGAGCGACGGGTCCGCCGTGCTCGGCCTGGACGTCGGGGGGACCACCACCAAGGCCCTGCTCGTCGCCACCGACGGCCGGGTGGTGCACGAGGAGCGCCGGGCCACCGTCCCCGCGGCCGACCCGGTCGACGGGCTGGTCGCCGAGCTCGACCGGCTCACCGTCCTCGCCGCCGGCCACGGGCTCACCGTGGTCGGTGCCGGGGTGGTGACCCCCGGGCTCATCGAGGAGGCCACCGGCACCGTCCGGTACGCCTCCAACCTGGGCTGGCGGGACCTGCCGCTGCGCGCGGCCCTGCAGGCCCGGGCCGGCGTCCCGGTCACCACCGGCCACGACGTGCGGGCCGCGGGTCTGGCCGAGCAGCTGCTGGGCGCCGCGCACGGGGTGGACGACGTGCTCCTGGTGACCATCGGCACCGGGATCGCCGCGGCGCTGGTCAGCGGTGGACGCCCCCTGGCCGGGGGCACCGGGGCGGCCGGCGAGATCGGGCACGCCCCGGTCCGGCCCGGCGGGGAGCCCTGCCCCTGCGGGCAGCGCGGCTGCCTGGAGGTCTACGCCTCCGGCGCCGGGGTGGCCCGCCGCTACGAGGCCCGCGCCGGGCAGGCCCGGTCCGCCGCCGGTGTGGTCGGCCGGCTGGACGAGGACCCGGTGGCCCGGGAGGTGTGGGCCGACGCGACGTCCGCGCTGGCCGATGCCCTGGTGACCGCCACCCTGCTCCTGGACCCCTCCGTCGTCGTCCTCGGTGGTGGGCTGACCGCGGCCGCCGCCGACCTGCTCGACCCGGTCCGGGCCGGGTTGGCGGCCGGGCTGACCTGGCGCCCGGCGCCTCCGGTGCACCTGACCCGGCTCGGGTCGCTGGCCGGGTCGCTGGGCGCCGCCGCGATGGCGATGACCCACGTCGGCCGTTCCGCCGACCTGGTGGGCTGGCGGGCCGTCCCGGCCCGGTGA
- a CDS encoding copper homeostasis protein CutC gives MTTVEICVDDVEGALAAASVGADRVELCAALGEGGVTPSAGTLAALASRAPALSVTVLVRPRGGDFVHSPVELEVVCADVAAARRTLPVVGVTVGPLSPGGWVDRAALDAVVAAAGSAPVTFHRAFDTLADQPAALEDLVAAGVARVLTSGGATTAREGTATLRALVEQAAGRIEVMAGGGVRADHVARLVADTGVPAVHLRAARTVRSPGHRSATPVVYDTGTRTITSTDEVAAVVAALRGRRAG, from the coding sequence GTGACCACCGTCGAGATCTGCGTCGACGACGTCGAGGGCGCGCTGGCCGCGGCCTCGGTCGGGGCCGACCGGGTCGAGCTCTGCGCAGCCCTCGGCGAGGGGGGCGTGACCCCGAGCGCCGGCACGCTGGCCGCGCTGGCGAGCCGGGCACCGGCGCTGTCGGTGACCGTGCTGGTGCGCCCGCGGGGCGGGGACTTCGTGCACTCCCCCGTCGAGCTGGAGGTCGTCTGCGCCGACGTGGCCGCCGCCCGTCGCACCCTGCCGGTCGTGGGGGTCACCGTCGGCCCGTTGAGCCCCGGCGGGTGGGTCGACCGGGCGGCACTGGACGCGGTGGTCGCCGCCGCCGGCAGCGCACCGGTCACCTTCCACCGCGCCTTCGACACCCTGGCCGACCAGCCGGCGGCCCTGGAGGACCTGGTCGCCGCCGGGGTCGCCCGGGTGCTCACCTCCGGCGGTGCCACCACGGCGCGGGAGGGCACAGCCACCCTCCGGGCGCTCGTGGAGCAGGCCGCCGGGCGGATCGAGGTCATGGCCGGCGGGGGCGTGCGGGCCGACCACGTCGCCCGGCTGGTGGCGGACACCGGCGTCCCCGCGGTGCACCTGCGCGCCGCCCGGACCGTCCGCTCCCCCGGCCACCGCAGCGCCACCCCGGTCGTCTACGACACCGGCACCCGCACGATCACCTCCACCGACGAGGTGGCCGCGGTCGTCGCGGCCCTGCGCGGACGGCGGGCGGGGTGA